A genome region from Nocardia sp. NBC_01730 includes the following:
- the rarD gene encoding EamA family transporter RarD encodes MVRQSRSIPGVTFGTSAFFLWGLFPAFFGLLAFARAGEVVAQRILWTLVVVLTVLAASGRRRELRDISGRVWRLAAVASTAIALNWGVYVYGVTSGHVVECALGYFINPLVTVAFGVVIFRERLARAQWAALALGATAVTVLTIDYGRPPVIALALACSFATYGLVKKVIPLDALRGIAAEGVVAAPFALAFVIALVATGRSEFGSSAGHAALMMSTGPVTLVPLLLFAVAAQRVPLSTMGLLQYLTPALQMVWGVAVAHEPMPASRWTGFALIWVALAIFTTDALLRARRVRRKPVAVPQPPANA; translated from the coding sequence ATGGTGCGGCAAAGCAGGTCTATCCCCGGTGTGACGTTCGGAACAAGCGCATTCTTCCTGTGGGGTCTGTTCCCCGCGTTCTTCGGGTTGCTGGCGTTCGCCCGCGCGGGCGAGGTTGTGGCCCAGCGAATCCTGTGGACGCTGGTCGTGGTGCTCACGGTGCTCGCGGCGAGCGGGCGACGACGCGAGCTACGCGACATCAGCGGGCGGGTCTGGCGGCTGGCTGCGGTCGCTTCGACCGCGATCGCGCTCAACTGGGGGGTGTACGTCTACGGTGTCACCTCCGGACACGTCGTGGAGTGCGCGCTCGGGTACTTCATCAACCCGCTGGTCACGGTCGCGTTCGGCGTCGTGATCTTCCGCGAGCGGCTGGCACGAGCTCAGTGGGCTGCGCTGGCCCTCGGCGCGACCGCGGTGACGGTGCTCACCATCGACTACGGCAGACCTCCCGTCATCGCGTTGGCATTGGCCTGCTCATTCGCCACCTACGGCCTGGTGAAGAAGGTGATCCCGCTGGACGCGTTGCGCGGCATCGCCGCGGAGGGGGTGGTCGCCGCACCGTTCGCGCTGGCGTTCGTGATCGCGCTCGTGGCCACCGGGCGCAGTGAATTCGGTTCCAGCGCGGGACATGCCGCACTGATGATGTCCACCGGCCCGGTCACCCTCGTGCCACTGCTGCTGTTCGCGGTTGCGGCCCAACGGGTTCCGCTGTCCACCATGGGCCTGCTGCAATATCTCACCCCCGCCCTGCAGATGGTCTGGGGCGTCGCCGTCGCGCACGAACCGATGCCCGCCTCCCGCTGGACGGGTTTCGCGCTGATCTGGGTCGCACTGGCGATTTTCACCACCGACGCCCTCCTGCGCGCCCGGCGTGTGCGCAGGAAGCCAGTCGCCGTCCCGCAACCACCGGCCAACGCCTGA